Within the Populus trichocarpa isolate Nisqually-1 chromosome 14, P.trichocarpa_v4.1, whole genome shotgun sequence genome, the region GTTAAACAAGAAGTTCAAACTGCAGAGCTCAATAAATTTAGTGAAGCATAATGCCAGCATCATTGCACCCACAAGATAAGAGAGTGATGTAAAGGATTTTTGGACATTACAACTGGCTGAGTTTGGATGGCGATATACACTAACACTAGATGAAGATGGAAGGAATATTGCATTCTGCCATTAAGATAGAGAGATTGTACTGTTATTATTACGTGACAGCGTGCTAACATTGGAGAATGACCACGAGATAGCTATTTGGGGAAAAGAGACGCTTTTCATTTCACcgtgaaagaattgattgaacACCAACGAACAATCTATACCTTTGATTAATTACATAATAAATCAAcatattttcaatgttttgtgAGCAGTCTTGAGATCCGAGAAGGGTTGTCCAAGGATGTTAAAGGAACTGTTGAGAACTCGGAATCGATATGTGCAAACGGCAGCGAATTTCCTCGAGGGGCTACAGGACCATGATTTTGAGCTGGAGAAAGATTTGGTCCAGATGTGCTAGTTCCATGGTTGGGCACCGACGAACTAACCCCAGTAGTATTTGGACTCCTTCCTTGCGAGTCTTCATTGGGTCTACCTGTATCTTGCCCAGATTCCCTCTTTTCCCTTTCTTCAGTTTCCTTGAGAAGAAAATCAACCCACATATCTGCAAAGGACTGGAGAAACATATACTTGAGATGAAATTGCATTTTCATCGCACTCCTCTCCCAAGAAAAATATACACTTGTAAAAATGATATACTGAGATAGCTGATTATCTTTTAACGGAAAGGAAAAATCCTTTCCTAATAGCTAAATTCATGCATGCACTGTTGATGCCTCACTAGAGGCTGTAGAATGTCATTTGCCAAATAGGCATATGCTAGTGACCAAGAACCCACACACCCCACcacttaaaagttaaaacaaaaggGCAAAGACTTTACTGTCAAGTCTTGACTACAAAGCATCCCGAGTCATGCATGCACTGTTGATGCCTCACTAGAGGCTGTAGAATGTCATTTGCCAAACAGGCATATGCTAGTGACCAAGAACCCACACACCCCACCACTTAAAACAAAAGGGCAAAGACTTTACTGTCAAGTCTTGACTACAAAGCATCCCAGAGTCACGGTGACCAAACCCAACAACTATTTTCTGTGAGTCACTCAACCTCTAATGAATAGGTGGTCTTCACTCAATGGATAGAACACAACAAGatgcatagaaagtaaaaaaccaAACTTTCAGTTCTGATTGAATTCAGATCAGAATACATTCTCCAGAAGAGGCTACTAGGTTCTTGCAGCAAATTAGTAATGAGCAAGTGGATAGATGGATCCATCTCAAGCAAATGCTAACTTACGTCAGCTCAATGAAAAGCTCAAAATCACGCAATAACTGAGCAGAGATTGAGCAGTCTGCCACTAGTCTAAATGACAACCCAGATTATTAGGATGCAAAGGGCACACTGTATGAAACACCACAAAGAGTGGAAACAGAGCTACTTGTACATGAAGATCAAAAGGCCCATAGCATCATCTTACAGGTCACCTATTAAAcatcaagaaagaagaaaaaaaaccaacctggTTATCGGATGCCAAATTCATTTGAACACCAGCTGCACTTCCACCCAAGATTCCACCAACTAGGCGACCAGGTAGCCCCAAAACCCCACGAACAACACCTTTTCCACCTTGTTGAGCTACACCTATTCTCTGCTTGTCTTCATCCGAGAACCCAAGCATTCGAACCATAAGATCCAAAACCTGGAACCCGCCATACAGAATGAGAGTATAAGCTATGTCAAATTGAGTACGGGTTGCCAAAGGGATGAGAAACCAGAAACAATAATCATTATAACAATTTAAATAGCACTGCTATGTGAGAGCAGTGGTACAATATGGATTCTTTCCAAACAAGGATCTATTGAACTTGAGATGTCCTTTAACCAAAGGGTTctccagttaaaaaaaaaaacaaaacaaaaaagatttatgtAGGTTAAATTTTTCCTTCTTGAAGAGATGGATAATGATGCCTAGGTGTATTAGTGGTTAATCTcctaaatgaatataaaaacaacaatctgCCTGCATGGTATAGCAGAGACTAAATATTGCCAACAAACATAACATTGAAAGAATGagattatcttttttttgttaattttttatcctgTTCAATTGTACTAAGAGATTCATACCTCTTTGCTGTGGTTTCTCTGGAAGTAGGTCACTAGTAATTTAATCACAATGCGCCTGCAATAAAAGCCAGTCGCACATTATAGACTACGCGACCCATGCATATCAACTTCCAATCCCAACAATGTATACATGGTACAAGCCATCTCACTAACTTGTAACTATGATGTAATGTATAACAAAGTAGTAGATTGAAtacaaaacaataatcaaaactaAGAATCACACACAGAGCAGGCTAACCTGTCAACTAGATAATCAGAATCCATGGACATCCTATTGAGTCTGCTCACACTCTGCTCAACAGCACGACGAAGTTTTGCATTGTCTTCCTCGAGCTTATTCACTCTGCTCTTCCCTTCTGCAAACTTCCTTTCAACGTCTGAAAGCTTGGCtaaaatttcttctttctccctcttTGATTCCTCTGTCCCTATCTCTGCTTCCTGGATAAATCAAGGCATATCACTCTCCAAAAAATGGGTAAATGGAActtttacaatataaaataaaccatTAGTTTTCTGGGTCAGCAAAAGCAGTAAAACATGCTTTGGCTTGAAGCAGTACTCATCTGACAAATACAACAGCAGCTTCATTCTTAGCAAAACTCAGGAAACTATAATGATGCTGCAAAATGCATatcaaaacaagaataaaaaagggtaaaataCAGTGTTAATTAGATtctctcttttaaaaattaattagacaagTTCAATGACAATTTGAATGCACAGCCTGTAGATAAGGTTGTGCACATGACAGTATCTCAAAAGTACAAGACTGCAAAACCTTACAAGACAGAAACTTTCTTCATGTCAGAAAAACTAGGAGCTTGTAATGATTCTGCAAAATGCATATTATAACAGAAATACCTTGATAAGTATTTGAACATTTGGCCTTTGAACAGCATGAGAAGATTTtcttcttgaataaaaaaaaatcttattgagAAAACGCAATGACAATTCAAATGCACCATCAGTAGATAAGATTGTGCACATGCCATATCACATCAATCTAACAATACAAAAAGTTACAGAAGCCCTTCATCTCATAGACTTTGTACATTCATGGAAGAACAGCCCTCTAAAAGATAATTCAACATTGCTCATAATACAGACATCAAATTCCAGTTACTAAGTTATGAAGACATCCAATTCACATcacaaaaaattcataaaagtaAATATTATACATAAGAAAATTAAGGATTTTCAGGAACATTTATGAATTATCTGATCTGAAGTAATCTGAGCAGTTTGacgattttaaaattaaaggttTAGAAAACTAACAAGACTTGGAATAAGAAGGAAGGTGAGGCCATACTTTCAAAAGTTGAAAACGCTTAGCTGATTCTTCTTTTGTCAAAGCCAACTGTCGCTCCAAATATTCCtgataaaacaacaacaacaacaacaacaggaacaatagttaaaaaaacaacctggAGACTGCAAGACATCAAACATAACCTGTAGGAAACGGAAGCAAAGATTACCTTTGCTTCAACTTCAGCAAAATACTGCCCAAGAGCAGTTTGAAGATTTAGAAGTTCAACATTTTTTGATTCTATTGTGCTCATACagtttgcaagtttttttttcaaatcttcaGTCATTTCTTTGGACTTCTGGATTTCATTGCTGTTCATCATCCTGACTTCCTCCTGGCCTGCAATTGCCTGCTTTAGAGCTTTCTCCAAATGTAATATTTGAGCCTTTTGATATTCATTACTCTGACGGAGTTCTTCAATGATCTTACTGTCTTCATCCATTTTTTCCGATTCTTCAGATTCCTAGACAGCAGAAGTCTTTAAGGACTGAGAACTTCATAGCCTACATTTACTTCAATAACATGCAAAGGATCACAAGATCCAAACAACACAGATAATACCAAGCCAATATCGTAattatcaatatcattataTGGAGTGGCTATTTCAAGTCATGTTTggacaaaacaaaattgacacaGCAAACATGAGTGCACAGCATAAGCTTTGGCATGGGAAATTGAATTTACTAAAATATCAATGTATCTCCAAAAGATTCCAGATGATAAACCATTGAATAATGTTTGCCACATGCAATAGTGGGAAACTTTGACAAGAGGGTTTGAAATGTTCTCAGTTCCTGTAGATGGAGTTGAATTTATTAATGAGCTAACATATCAAAGTATCTCTAGAACTCCTGAAGAGAAACAATCAACTCATAATGAATGCATGCACTAGTTAGATTCTTTATCACGAaattttgttgtaatattaGCCATAATTGTAAAATGAGTAAAGCAGTGATTGCAAAACCATCATTTCTTAtctttcttatttattataGTACAGTTTGTCATTTACATCTCTAAGGTCATGCCAGTTTTATGGAAGAGAGAACTTTATGGTGCAGCATATCAGAACTGTTGAGTTGAACTTGAAAAATAAGCAAAAGTCAGCAACAGATCAAAGCAATAAAGTAAAGAAGCCATGCGAGATTACAATAAGAAATGGCAATTTTAGGAGTAGCAACCTTTTCCAACAAATGCTGTTTGAGACGGGCCAATTGTTGCAATGCTTTCTCCTTTTCATGGCGTGTTTCCTTCAAATCTCTCTCCAATTTTTGCAGCAATAGCTCCATTTCCTCCTTTCTAGGAGAAGTTGTAGTTGAATCCACTTTCTAGGAGAGGAATGGATGATGAAGATGGAAATTTTGATGAGGATGATTATGATAACAATAGtaaaatatttgtgtaattgaagaaacaaaagatGTGTACCAGGGGCAGTGAGAATATAACTCTCTCTCAAGTAACAACCACGTGTGTGCATAAGAGGTAGATAGAGCCTTTGTGTGGGAAACTGTGGGAGTGCGCCCATACGTGTGCAtgcagagaaagagagagggagagggagagtaAAATTACCCCATCTGGAGAAGTTTCGTTAGGAGAAGAGTTCTTGCTTCTTTTCAAAGCAGCCTCAAGTTCATTCCTTGCCATCTAAAATAGAATATAGGTGAGAGATTTAGGAACCCAACATAGAAAAGGTATTATGAATTTTTGTGACATACATGGCACCatggttattaaacccggcctggGGGTCGACCTGGCCTTGGCAGGGTCTCAGGTCACACTGGGTCAacccatgaaaattaaaaaaaaatatttgaggttttaatatctcacatgaaaaaattaagaaacaattcatgtggaagtgggctatatatatatatatatatcccacgtcgaaaagttaagaaacattcTATGTGAATGTAGGctatgagaaaaatatataaggcaaagtattcataaattaattttatattttttggtttcatttgaaaaaaatataaaaaaaaagtcggGTCTAACCCGATTATGTCAGGTCACCCGGGTTTTGAATTGACCCAGCAGGTCGCCCAGGTTTGACTGGGCCAATTACAAGTTCAGGTTTTGCTTATGTGAAATCAAGCCAAGGCCCCAAGCTTATGTGAAATCAAGCCAAGGCCCCAAGTCCCAGGTCAATTTGCCAAGCCGAGCCAGGTTTCATAGCAATGCATGGCACACTTCTTGCATGGATGACATTTTAAAATGCAACTAACCTTCATATTAGCATTTTCCTTCTCTaaggttatatatatagtattccACAtcgaaaagttaagaaacattcTATGTGGATATAGGctataaaagaaatatgagaagcgaaatatttataaattaattttatattttttagttttattaaaaaaatataaaaaacaaatcaggtCTCACCCAGATTGCGTCAGGTCACCCAGGTTTCGGGTTGACCCAGCAGGTTGCTCGGGTTTGACCAGACCAATTGCAAGTCTTGGTTTTGCCTATTTGAAACCAAGCCAAGACCCTGGGTCGTCCACTGGGCCAAGCCAGGTTTCATAACAATGCATGGCACACTTCTTGCATGGATGGCATTTTAAAATGCAACTAACCTTGAGATTAGCATTTTCCTTCTCTAAAGTTGCAATGACTCTTTTCAAACTCTTTACATTGACATTGGGATCTTCATCTTCCCGCGTACTCAACTCTATCTGCAATCGTCTTATCtctgatgttttttcattcaattcatTATGAATTTTGCTCACATCTACTGAGGTCTATAAATTGAGAAAACACGtcaacaaaacacaaaagtcAGATCTCAAAtcagaaagaaaatatagaaagtcatacatacatgcatacatTTATTCAAgcataataagaaaaagaaagatgatgtAACAAAATCAGCACTGCTAGaagcataaaataatataaagaaaacaaacataagGTCCTAAACTGATAGGTAGTAATGGGATGATCCAAAAACATGTATACGACTACATTTATAGAGGTACAGAAATGTTATGCATATGCCATCTAGAACATACATATTTCCGGAAACTCCTAAATTCTGTAAGTGCTCCTTAGTGAAAAGGACAGAAAGACTAAAGAAACCAGAGCAGAATAAGAACAAAACTGAATGTATGCATGGAATAATATTCCACAGAAATTAGGAGCATGTAATATGATAAAGCACTCCAACTATCCATTTCTTTTCcctaaaaaataccaaataacAGGTCTTTCCCGTAAACTAACGTCCTCAGTCTTCACAGGAACCATCGGAATTTCCTGGTACTACCCCAATCAGGAAAAATGGGACAATTATGCTAACAACATAGAGTAGCAACAAGAAGTTCCATCTCACTACCTTCTCACAGATTGGTAAGACACATCTAGATAACAACATATCTCACTAACAGTAACTGGTGCAACATGCTTGTACCAGACATGGTAAATATGCAACAGATGAGAGAATGATCAGTAGAGCCATagaatcatcaaataaaattgaacTCACTTTGTGATGGTCCATATTTAGAATCCGGAGCTCCTCCTGAAAAGATTTGTTAATACTTTGTTCCTCTGAATAAATGTTGgagacaacaaataaaaaggaagacGAGTGAAAAATTTTGGTAAGTAATTCAAGCGACACCAAGAAGAATTCAAGAAGACAAAAGGAAaacatcatattaaatttttaagtgaAGAGTTACACCTTGCAATTTTATCTGTATATTTGCTGATTTGCGGCGTTCTTTTTCAAGTTCAGTTCTTAGCTCTTTTATTTCCAACTCATGAGTAGCTTTCATTGCTGCCAGAGACCTATTTTTCTCCTCCAGCAAATCTGCAAGCTCCTAGAAAGCATTCATATATCTGTTGTCAAGTTTGTTCATTTAAAGAACAAATACATAATGAAAAACACTATCTGCAAGTAGACAAGTACAAAAAGGGTAATCTACTGCTGAGTCCGTTTGTCAGTCAATTATAACGCACCAAAACAATAGGAAAAAAAGAACTTGCAATGTAATACAAGtgaaaaaaggagggggggagggggggttaCATccacaaatttaaatttcagaAATTTATGAACCAAGTGGTGCAGGCAAGGCAATCAACAACTGACAATAACAATCATCTTACAAAATTCCCAGAGGCATATTCTTACATGACAGAACAGGGTGCAATGTGTCATTACCTTGTCCTTCTTGGTTTCCATCTTACTCTGAATCACATCAGGATGAACATCATGTAATATTCCATTGCCCATTCCATCATGTTTTGGAAAGACTCTGTTTTGTATTTGATTTCCACCACGGTTTTTTGCTTGAGTTGCAGGTCTATGTGGTCGTTTGGGTGATTGGTCGCCACTTTCCTGTAAAAATATCAGCCTGTACTTTTCAGCTTGTTGGaaggaaaaacaatacaaaacatAGAACATGGTATTTTCAATCCCATAGTAGAAGAATCATACTCGGAAACAAATATTTTGCACAAAACAATAAAGCCAAAAGCTGAATAGAGAACGAGAGGCAGGTCAAATTCTAGATTAAAAAGGTGCCTTCCAAGACAGCTTATGTCATGATGGACAAAGGACATACGTAAGGCCGGCATAATTCTGATATAGGCAAACACTAAGATCAACAATCCATTGTAAACTAAACCTATGCTTCACTTTAGTTTCACTGTAAATAGATCGAAGTAGTAAAGAAGTCATGTAATATCATTTTTGATATTTGCTGTCAGGTCATGTTACAAGTGAAGTGTTTACATTTTCGATCCTAACTAGCACCTCACGCAGATCATATGATGGACAACTAAAACAAAGAATGAAAATGATCATCACACATTGTTTCTGTTCAAAATGTTAAGGTGGTCAAAACTGTATCACGCTAAATCCCACCAAAGTACTCAATTGGCTGATACCAAGTTTCTACAAATATTAATTGGGCAAGCTTCATGGGACAACTAAGAAACAACTCAGTAAAGAGGGGGTAAGCTGGTCAGATAACCGTGTAACAAGACATACCACATGAATACAAACTGCCTTTTTCCTATAGGTCATAAATCATGCACTATAACTGcagaaaaaataacatcacaCAGTATCAAGCTCTCAAGTTTACTTGGATATAATCTAAGCAAAGCAACAGAGATGATCAGTACTTACCAAAATACTGTGGAACTCATAGTGCATGTTCAATAATGAGTAACTAAACAgattaaactttcaaatcaaataatgcATTTTAATTGAGATTTGAATAACCACCTTGATGCTACTTGTTGATGCTCTTCGATGCTCATTTCTAGACACATTAAGAGCCTCCTTTGTCACATCCAAATTTTGCTTCAACGAACCATTTTCTTGGTTCAATCTAGAAATCTGATCCTGTAACATTGGGATAGAAGAGCAACAGATTTAATTTGTCAAAGGCCCTTGAACATAGAACTAATGGAAACTAGTTAATGTTAATTGAGAGTTAATAAGCCAAAAATATACTCTAGACTCCAAGACAATCatgaaaaacatgaatttaataaCGAAACCCTAAAATGAGCAAATAGAACATGGTGGTCGATAACTGCAAAATGAAATGCATTTGATATCAATTCTGGACATGTTGTCTCTTGCCAGTAAATATTATTTCCTTCGATAGAATGTGCATGTACAGCAAAGATAAAAAGGACATGGCATTTAACTATCAGAGTGCACTTTGCACCTGAAAGCTAAAGGTTTTTCTGTCATTCATCGGTACTTATTTCTCAATTTTGATGTTTGAGACATAATGATAAGCAGGAATAAAAAACTAGCCAAAAAATTACTGAATTTctgcagcaaaaaaaaaaaaaaaacaaaacaaagattgATCATGTACCTCTTTCTCTTTTAATATAGCTGCATAATTCACAGATAATGCTTTAATCTCCGCCTCAGATTCCTGGTGCCTTTTGATTTGTGCTTTGTACTGTTCAATctacaagaagaagaaagaaagaaagaaatatatctCTATAGCAAAACCAATCAACTAACCACATATTCCACGTTACATAACACCCCACACAAGCCACAACAAGAATGCTATCAACATAAACTTCTTATGCAAATCAACTCATCTTAACCTTTCTTTACAAATAAACATTTTCAGCCTAAATTACTTCCATTTACAGCTATCGTTGGTccaaatacttttcaaataatcaGCCACGAGTCTCGAGCAAGACCGAAGCTCGCCTGCTTTCGAGCACGTTATTACAAAGTTGTCAATGATTTGGCGATTACGCACTAAAATGCAGTACGCTTTACAACTGACTGAAGTGGGGATCATAAAAtctctaattaattaacacGATAATTCGTATATTTCCATTCCTTGATTTTTGATCGAAATTGATACCAGCAGGGATCAATAACAAGTTCTTGCAGttccaataacaaaaaaaaaccgtcatcaataattaaatcatgaaaacacattgaacaacaaatacCTCAAAATTGTACGGTGAGTCATTCCCATTCGCAGTAGGAGACGGTGAGACCGACTTCGAATGCGCGAAACGGTGAGAATTCCTCCGATCAGATACCGACGAATCGTAGCCATTGGTGGAAGCATGGATCTCGAGATCCTCATCGTCGTCATGAACATCAAGTGCAATCTTTTCAAGGTTTTGCTTCAAATTCGCAATGGAGCTCCACATCATTcacaaatctcaaacaaaccaaaaatcaaataaaaatcaattgtagTTGTAGCTGAGGTTTGGTAAATTTAGCGTGAGAGAGAAGATTGgggtttttgtttctgttggtAGATCTGAAATGGAAAGgtgttaaaagaagaagatttggtttttaatgaaaagagtagtaataataaaaataatttcgtAGTACTTGTCGGGGGGAAGAGAATAAATTGCGTTACGTGATAGAAGTTATAGTTTGCCCCCCTTTGAGTTGTTATGTGATTTTATTTGGCAATCAAACTTTGCCTCTTGTGATTCTTACCGCCATTGGAGACCGTAGACGGGGTCGGGAAGAAAATACAgagtattttgttttattgtttttaaagcaagttaaaaaaataaataattatgtttatttgttctactattatgtttttttctttggggaAACTGACTACCTTTTCTTTCGGTATGCAATCCACATGATTGCCGTATATTTATATCCTTATTGGAAACTCTCtcatatctttataaaaaaaaaaacctatttttaaaatgtcaaaTAGTAAAGTTAATCAGTGCAAAACAGTATAGTTGCTACTAGCCCATTGGTCTTTGCTAAGCGATGGagtaaaatttgttttttttttttaaatagattttgttaacatttctttttttttaaaaaaaaaataatcattaatttaaaatcaattgaggaagaaatgatatttttatttagcatcaaaaaagaaacacattCCAAATTGACATGCACAAGTTGCAggaataatcttaaaaaaaaattaataaagaatctaaatctcaaattaattcaatattaaaaaataaaatttaaaataaattaattttttaaaaaaataaatgaacttgAGTCAATCAATTAAACTCTTGATACAAGTCATGCATGTCATtagatttaatataaattttatttcataaattatttttttatttaatagatttatatgataataaaaaacatgtgtttttttatatgaaatattttcttaaaaaaaaaaaacatgacaagcATGCGAGATTAAGATAGCAAAGGCAAACAATCGATAAATAAATGGTGtaattgcatttttcttttttaaattaaggtaTGAAAAAggtattaaacaaaaaaaataagttggatgTTGTGGCTTAACTCACCAAATTTGCAATCTGGATCATGGAATCAATCgggttagtttttattttcataaatttgtatctaaaaaaaaggctaagaaAGAGGCCAGTGTAAAAGAAACAACTCAAACACGTGGGCCTTTAAGCCCAGGTTATCCGCTTGGGCCTATTCTTGTTCAAAGAGATGGACAACAAGTCGTTAATCccttatcatgtttttttaaaaaaaaacagacaagcGATGCATTGTTTTCTAACTCGGATTTTAGGCACCACTGTGATGGTCAGAAAATCAAGGCTATAAATTTTTAACctaacaactattttttaactcatttaaAGCCACAAACACCTAAAAAAccaatcttaaaacttgtagaaaCCAATCTAGCAATccaataaacttgaaaaacagCTAAagtcacaaaatcaaaataaataaattccctCATCCTtgacttaaatatattttttaagtgatatTATGTTCAAAGCAACCATTATAAGACTCTCATCACTTAAAGGAACCCATCAACaccaattttaatcattttggtGGTTGAAACAGGTATaaacaacaacttttttttctatactGGAATTTGACAGTAATCTTTCTCCCTCTCTcctctcataaaaaaaactaaaaaatgaagggaaatgaactttcatataaaaattaaatctttaaaaattaaaaggaacaatcacctataaacaaaaaaaaaaaataaggaaccGAAATAAACTTTTGTTGTGAAATTTAAAGTCACCActtattttagttgttattttaACTTTGGTTCGCTGATTGTCAATCCAATCCAACAAACCTtactacaaaaattaaatttttaaaaactaaaagggtCGAtcacttataaataaaaaaagaaaagggattaaGATAAACTCTTGTTATGAAATTTAAAGTCAACACctattttgtttgttattttaactttggttctataattttcaatccaacCCAACGAACTtgggtataaaaattaaaattttaaaaactaaaaggattgatcatttataaacaaaaaaaaaatgggtcaaaataaactttattttatgaaattcaaaGCCATTATCTATTTTACTcattttaactttgattttctaaaaaccttttattctaaaaagttgctaatttaaattaaaaataactcagctatatataaaaaaatgttaaagaacCAAATGTTGGTGGTTCATGCTGCTTGAACTTGCATCTTGTCTTACGTGCAGCTGCAGCTAGTTTTGttctcttaaaaataaagtttacgGTGATTCATGAATGCACCACAATATTTGAAGCTGGGGTAGTTTTAAGTTGCTCGAATAGGAAATAGTCAATTGGATATTATCGAATAGCTGATGGAATGGGAGGCTCTCACCGCGCTTGCTCATGCTTAAACTGATGGCACCACTGAAGTTGTTGGAGAAAAGCTTGAATCCAGTAAGATTCTGAAGTTCAAGAAATGAATCAGAGACATGCCCTTCGAAATTGTTGATGCAGATCAACAACACTCAGGGCGATAAATATGCTCGTTAAAAATCTTGCAGGACACCACCAAGGCTGTTTTGACTTGGCAGCAATCTCTCCAGGGAAGGAAGCTCAAAAAGCGACGAGTTCAATGTCGCCTCCATTGAACTGCTCTCAGTAGAAAGAGAGCCTGGATTTGCTAACCCAACATGGTTTATTGTATCGAGTAGTACTCTCGGGCCTTTTTTTAACGGTGGAAGGAACGGAATCCATCCAAGAAGCTTGTTGCATGAGAGTTTTAAGTGAATAAGATGGGTTAGGCTTGAGAAGAAGGTATCAATCCAGAGAGAGTACGATTCCTTGAGTCCAGttcagtaaaaaaattgaagattacCAATTGAATCTGGGATTTCTCCATAAAACTCGAGAAGCATAAAGACAAGACTTTTAAGTGCTTGTCTACTAGAAATTCCGGCTAAGTCCAGAACAAGGCATATTTCTTGATAAATCAAAAGTCTTCAGGTTTGGCAGTAGCACGATACCTTTCGGAGACATTTAAGAGAGATTGTTGCCATCAAGGTCAAGCTTTGAAAGCAATGAAAGGTAACTAAGTGATTCACAAATGGGACATTGGAGGTGACAGTGTGACAAGCTCAGGACTTGAGATTTGGGGGGTTGcaattttcaaaaacttattttgaagTTTAACCTTCTTGTTGCATTATT harbors:
- the LOC7492739 gene encoding golgin candidate 4; translation: MMWSSIANLKQNLEKIALDVHDDDEDLEIHASTNGYDSSVSDRRNSHRFAHSKSVSPSPTANGNDSPYNFEIEQYKAQIKRHQESEAEIKALSVNYAAILKEKEDQISRLNQENGSLKQNLDVTKEALNVSRNEHRRASTSSIKESGDQSPKRPHRPATQAKNRGGNQIQNRVFPKHDGMGNGILHDVHPDVIQSKMETKKDKELADLLEEKNRSLAAMKATHELEIKELRTELEKERRKSANIQIKLQEEQSINKSFQEELRILNMDHHKTSVDVSKIHNELNEKTSEIRRLQIELSTREDEDPNVNVKSLKRVIATLEKENANLKMARNELEAALKRSKNSSPNETSPDGKVDSTTTSPRKEEMELLLQKLERDLKETRHEKEKALQQLARLKQHLLEKESEESEKMDEDSKIIEELRQSNEYQKAQILHLEKALKQAIAGQEEVRMMNSNEIQKSKEMTEDLKKKLANCMSTIESKNVELLNLQTALGQYFAEVEAKEYLERQLALTKEESAKRFQLLKEAEIGTEESKREKEEILAKLSDVERKFAEGKSRVNKLEEDNAKLRRAVEQSVSRLNRMSMDSDYLVDRRIVIKLLVTYFQRNHSKEVLDLMVRMLGFSDEDKQRIGVAQQGGKGVVRGVLGLPGRLVGGILGGSAAGVQMNLASDNQSFADMWVDFLLKETEEREKRESGQDTGRPNEDSQGRSPNTTGVSSSVPNHGTSTSGPNLSPAQNHGPVAPRGNSLPFAHIDSEFSTVPLTSLDNPSRISRLLTKH